In Chitinophaga sp. HK235, a single window of DNA contains:
- a CDS encoding class I SAM-dependent DNA methyltransferase: MAEKLDLSTLESWLWDSANILRGSIDSSDFKNYIFGLLFLKRVNDVFEEEVETIMKTEKVSRAQAEGDTFFKLPDVARWEYLKSLTENVGIALDKAFAAIEESNARLRIDGVLTATKFGDKEKLSDPTLMRLLRHFNEHSLRNGDLYTPDLLGDAYEYLIKQFADDAGKKGGEFYTPRGVVKLLVQLVKPQPGNKVYDPTCGSGGMLIEAARYIAEQPGGLVGKNINVSLFGQEKNLGTWAIAKLNMLLHNYVEANLEKGDTLIEPKHQQNGELMLFDRVIANPPFSQDKWWTIAEANMPKKIGKDGKEKEVALNYNKVVVDKYGRFQYGIPPRGYADLAFLQHMLSVLRQDGKMAVVLPHGTLFRGGAEREIRKRLLEADVVEGIIGLPPALFYNTSIPASIWVLNKKKKEKLQNNVIVIDSSNDFHEGKTQNEILDNHICRVIECYQECKEIEGYLNIVSIEDIQSNDYNLNISRYVFLEELGEEIDINKVSLQLQNLKVQEQELDKKIIQILKELNFKS, encoded by the coding sequence ATGGCAGAAAAATTAGACCTCTCCACCCTCGAGTCCTGGTTATGGGATTCTGCAAATATTCTGCGTGGAAGTATTGATAGCTCAGATTTCAAAAATTATATTTTCGGACTGCTCTTTCTTAAACGTGTAAATGACGTTTTTGAGGAAGAAGTGGAGACGATAATGAAAACAGAAAAGGTATCTCGCGCACAGGCGGAAGGGGATACTTTTTTCAAGTTGCCAGATGTTGCCCGCTGGGAGTATTTAAAATCCCTTACAGAGAATGTTGGCATTGCCTTAGATAAAGCTTTTGCTGCAATTGAAGAAAGTAATGCCAGATTAAGGATTGATGGGGTGCTTACCGCAACAAAATTTGGCGACAAAGAGAAACTCAGTGACCCGACACTGATGCGATTATTACGCCATTTTAATGAGCACTCCCTGCGTAATGGAGACCTATATACGCCCGATCTTTTAGGGGATGCCTACGAATACCTGATAAAGCAGTTTGCCGATGATGCCGGTAAAAAAGGAGGAGAATTTTATACACCTCGAGGTGTTGTGAAATTGTTAGTTCAATTGGTTAAGCCTCAACCCGGAAATAAAGTTTATGATCCTACTTGTGGGTCTGGTGGTATGCTGATTGAGGCAGCGCGGTATATTGCAGAGCAACCAGGTGGTTTGGTAGGGAAGAATATTAATGTTTCTTTATTTGGTCAGGAAAAGAATTTAGGTACGTGGGCTATTGCAAAACTTAATATGCTATTGCATAACTATGTTGAAGCAAATCTTGAAAAGGGGGACACGCTTATAGAGCCGAAACATCAGCAGAATGGAGAGTTGATGTTGTTCGATAGGGTAATTGCAAACCCTCCTTTTTCGCAAGATAAATGGTGGACAATTGCAGAGGCGAATATGCCAAAGAAGATAGGAAAGGATGGTAAGGAGAAAGAAGTCGCTTTAAATTATAATAAAGTAGTGGTAGATAAGTATGGACGCTTTCAATATGGTATACCTCCCCGAGGATATGCAGATCTGGCATTTTTACAGCATATGTTATCAGTTTTGAGACAAGATGGAAAGATGGCAGTAGTCTTGCCACATGGAACTTTGTTTAGGGGCGGAGCTGAGAGAGAGATTAGAAAGCGATTATTGGAAGCCGATGTCGTTGAGGGTATAATTGGTCTGCCCCCTGCATTATTCTATAACACGAGCATCCCAGCTTCCATTTGGGTTCTGAACAAGAAGAAAAAGGAAAAGTTACAGAACAACGTAATCGTTATTGATTCAAGTAATGATTTTCATGAAGGTAAAACCCAAAATGAAATATTAGATAACCACATTTGTAGAGTAATAGAGTGTTACCAGGAATGTAAGGAGATTGAAGGTTATTTGAACATAGTGTCGATTGAAGATATCCAGTCTAACGATTATAACTTGAATATATCTAGATATGTATTTTTGGAAGAGTTAGGGGAGGAGATTGACATTAACAAAGTAAGCTTACAATTACAAAACCTAAAAGTGCAGGAACAAGAACTAGATAAAAAAATTATACAGATCTTGAAAGAACTGAATTTTAAAAGCTGA
- a CDS encoding Fic family protein translates to MTQNSYTTNGLLLNALEQFPNGASIEEIISRSGLKLNTRTLQRRLNDLRISGLITTTGKTRGLRYHLTNKIKLENSIGFPDILLSDASQKILTIVQSPVQKRRPVGYNRSFLENYQPNISNYLSLSELQKLAALGNTARLNEPAGTYAKEILNRLLIDLSWNSSRLEGNTYSLLDTERLISSGQVADNKSAKEAQMILNHKDAIEFIVQLADEIGFNRYTLLNLHSLLSNNLLPNAAASGRLRHIPVGIQNSVYTPLTVPQLIEEMFSLMLDKASQIENPFEQAFFIMVHLPYLQPFDDVNKRVSRLASNISLNKHNLAPLSFIDVPNELYTKGLIGVYELNRIELLKDVFLWAYERSAAQYSVLRQSLGEPDPFRLKYRDQIRSIIRRIISEAMPRPKVEPFLQDQSKELPEIDRDKLIEVVETELLSLHEGNFARYMVRPSEFRKWQDEWKH, encoded by the coding sequence ATGACTCAAAACAGCTATACAACAAATGGTCTATTGTTAAACGCACTGGAACAGTTTCCAAATGGTGCGTCCATTGAGGAAATCATTTCGCGAAGTGGGTTAAAGCTAAACACACGTACGCTGCAAAGAAGACTGAATGATTTGCGCATTTCCGGCCTTATAACCACAACAGGCAAAACCCGTGGCCTTCGCTATCATCTAACCAATAAAATTAAATTAGAAAATAGTATCGGTTTCCCGGATATTCTATTATCCGATGCTTCTCAGAAGATTCTTACAATCGTTCAAAGCCCTGTTCAAAAACGCCGGCCAGTAGGATACAACCGCAGTTTCCTGGAAAATTATCAACCTAATATTAGTAATTATCTGTCTCTGTCAGAATTACAAAAATTAGCTGCATTAGGTAATACTGCCAGATTAAACGAACCTGCTGGCACATACGCAAAAGAAATCCTAAACAGGCTATTAATTGACCTATCCTGGAATTCCAGCCGTCTGGAAGGTAACACCTATTCTCTTCTGGATACTGAGCGACTGATTTCTTCCGGACAAGTTGCAGACAACAAGTCCGCAAAGGAAGCACAGATGATCCTGAATCATAAGGATGCTATTGAATTCATTGTGCAATTGGCAGACGAAATTGGATTTAACAGGTATACTTTACTCAACCTTCATTCGCTGTTGTCTAACAACCTTCTTCCCAATGCTGCCGCATCAGGGAGGTTGAGACATATTCCAGTAGGCATCCAAAATAGTGTTTACACCCCATTAACTGTCCCTCAGCTAATCGAAGAAATGTTCAGCCTCATGCTTGATAAGGCATCTCAAATTGAGAATCCCTTTGAACAAGCATTTTTTATCATGGTACATCTTCCTTATTTGCAGCCTTTTGATGATGTGAATAAAAGAGTATCCAGATTAGCTTCTAATATTTCTCTGAATAAACACAATCTAGCTCCTTTATCTTTCATTGATGTACCGAATGAATTGTATACAAAAGGGCTAATCGGAGTTTATGAGCTAAACAGAATTGAATTACTGAAGGACGTTTTCCTTTGGGCCTATGAACGTTCAGCAGCGCAATACTCCGTACTTAGACAATCACTAGGTGAACCTGATCCATTCCGACTTAAATACCGCGACCAAATCCGGTCGATCATCCGGAGAATAATATCCGAGGCGATGCCAAGACCCAAAGTAGAGCCATTTCTGCAAGATCAGTCCAAAGAACTACCTGAGATAGATAGAGATAAGTTAATCGAAGTAGTGGAAACAGAATTACTATCGCTGCATGAAGGTAATTTTGCCAGGTACATGGTACGCCCTTCCGAATTCAGGAAATGGCAGGACGAATGGAAACATTAA
- a CDS encoding DHCW motif cupin fold protein: MKHPFQCIDWNTIDSTTHAGTTGVALWQTLQLPGLRIRIVTYSPGYLADHWCQKGHIVHCLEGSFISELDNGEQFVLDQGMTYVVSDDLSNHRSSTESGVKLLIIDGDFLK, translated from the coding sequence ATGAAACATCCTTTTCAGTGTATTGACTGGAATACTATTGATTCCACGACACATGCCGGTACTACTGGCGTTGCATTATGGCAAACACTTCAATTGCCCGGTTTGCGAATACGAATTGTTACCTATTCTCCCGGATACCTGGCCGATCATTGGTGTCAGAAGGGACATATTGTTCATTGCCTGGAAGGCAGCTTTATCAGCGAACTGGATAATGGGGAACAGTTTGTATTGGATCAGGGTATGACTTACGTCGTTTCTGATGATCTTAGCAATCATCGGTCCAGTACGGAATCAGGAGTTAAGCTATTGATCATTGACGGAGATTTTCTGAAATAA
- a CDS encoding 4Fe-4S single cluster domain-containing protein, whose product MELYINAFIPVTAVEGPGLRACLWVQGCSIRCEDCMVPHTWDRNKGKVVDPSSLLQILAETPDIEGITVLGGEPMDQAAALLPFLEKVKASGLSLMLFSGYTKEAILESGCPHKAGIIELCDIFVDGPYVKALTSFERPWVGSSNQRIFFQTDRYKHLENNLHTIENKVEVRIDEEGVIAINGMMPKEKFLELQRSLRKI is encoded by the coding sequence ATGGAATTATACATAAATGCTTTTATCCCGGTAACAGCTGTAGAAGGACCAGGGCTCAGGGCCTGCCTCTGGGTACAGGGTTGCTCTATAAGATGCGAGGATTGTATGGTACCGCATACCTGGGATAGAAACAAAGGAAAAGTAGTAGACCCATCATCATTATTGCAGATACTGGCAGAAACTCCTGACATTGAAGGCATCACTGTTTTAGGAGGTGAACCAATGGACCAGGCAGCTGCACTACTGCCATTCCTCGAAAAAGTAAAGGCATCCGGACTGTCGCTGATGCTCTTCAGTGGTTATACCAAAGAAGCCATACTGGAAAGCGGCTGCCCGCATAAAGCCGGCATTATTGAGCTGTGCGATATTTTTGTTGACGGACCTTATGTAAAAGCCTTAACCAGTTTCGAACGCCCCTGGGTGGGCTCCAGTAACCAGCGTATTTTTTTCCAGACAGACAGGTATAAACATTTAGAGAATAACTTACACACCATCGAAAATAAAGTAGAGGTGCGCATTGATGAAGAGGGTGTGATTGCCATCAATGGGATGATGCCGAAGGAAAAATTTCTGGAGCTACAGCGGTCGCTAAGGAAGATTTAA
- a CDS encoding helix-hairpin-helix domain-containing protein, which yields MFRSRVGGIILGILIGFIPLINTCVCVVLSFVQRRSRLGIFFLLLAGIIINSIIITRNIDIQKGLINELWEPAFYRNLESANLQYESRIDRNFEQSMFSVLDKTTQELMQQHEELKKLFKIGRSGEIAIDNDVYHVFKTACRSIFYSYWDKVESETGERSERGARNVSFGKTKEEQEYIREQLNVFFREYVDYKLKFKEGFNNMLIGLGFLFSLVGSIALGRHMFDTAEDPVTTIDQVSYNTSAVLPDVIPGASLALDINVNTADERELTRLPGINQVLAKGIISERRRNGYFADIFDMEQRMGFTEEMIASLMFATSFEVTGAPERREEQDKKDKKDDKGKDRGTGRGRVIEF from the coding sequence ATGTTTAGGAGCCGGGTGGGGGGCATCATTCTGGGTATACTTATAGGCTTCATTCCTTTAATCAATACATGCGTGTGTGTTGTTTTATCCTTTGTGCAAAGAAGGAGCCGTTTAGGGATCTTTTTCCTGCTTCTTGCCGGTATTATTATTAATTCAATCATTATCACCAGGAATATTGATATACAAAAAGGATTAATAAATGAGCTTTGGGAGCCTGCATTTTATCGTAATCTTGAATCGGCAAACCTGCAATATGAATCGAGGATCGATAGGAACTTCGAACAATCAATGTTCAGTGTATTGGATAAGACAACTCAGGAATTGATGCAGCAACACGAGGAGCTGAAAAAGCTTTTTAAGATAGGGCGGTCCGGGGAAATTGCTATCGACAATGATGTTTATCATGTCTTTAAAACTGCATGCAGGAGTATATTCTATTCTTACTGGGATAAGGTCGAAAGTGAAACAGGAGAAAGAAGCGAAAGAGGAGCACGTAATGTATCTTTCGGAAAAACCAAAGAAGAACAGGAGTATATCAGAGAACAACTGAACGTTTTCTTCAGGGAATATGTAGATTATAAACTTAAATTTAAAGAAGGCTTCAATAATATGCTGATCGGGCTGGGCTTTCTATTCAGTTTGGTTGGCAGTATTGCATTGGGAAGACATATGTTTGATACAGCTGAAGATCCTGTTACTACCATTGACCAGGTCAGTTACAACACATCCGCTGTGTTACCTGATGTAATTCCCGGCGCTAGTTTAGCACTTGACATCAATGTAAATACCGCAGATGAGCGTGAATTGACGAGATTACCCGGCATCAACCAGGTCCTGGCGAAGGGGATCATCAGTGAGCGGAGAAGGAACGGATATTTTGCCGATATTTTTGATATGGAACAAAGGATGGGATTTACAGAAGAGATGATAGCCAGCCTTATGTTTGCCACATCCTTTGAAGTGACTGGAGCACCTGAAAGAAGAGAGGAGCAGGATAAAAAGGATAAAAAGGATGATAAAGGAAAAGACAGGGGAACAGGCAGAGGCAGAGTAATAGAATTTTAA